Genomic segment of Mucilaginibacter sabulilitoris:
GAACCGCATGAATGCTTATGGAAAAGGTATATGGGCAGGGTCAATACGGTACTATAAGAACAGGTTTTGGGTATATTTCGGCACCCCCGATGACGGATTTTTTATGAGCTCGGCGAGTAGTGCTGCGGGGCCGTGGGAACCTTTACACCAAGTTTGGAAGATAACGGGCTGGGATGATTGCAGCTCTTTTTGCGACGACGACGGCCAGCTTTATTTCATTGCGACGAATTTTGAATTTGACCGCAAAACCAACAAGCAATACAATATCCATCTGTTTAGGATGAGGCCGGACGGTAAAAATCTTATCACCTCATCAGATACAATCATTCACCAGTCGAAGGGCAGCGAAGCCAATAAGCTGTATAAGATTGGGGGTGTTTATTTTCATTATTTCAGCGAGGTTAAAGAAGAGGGGCGAGTGATGATGATTGAACGTGCGAAAAAACTTACCGGTCCCTGGGAGATCAGGCAGTTGAACCATGTGAATGCAAAGTTGGATAAAGAGCCCAACCAGGGTGGTTTGATACAGCTTCCGAACCGTAAGTGGTATTTTTTTACGCACCATGGTACTGGTGATTGGGAAGGCAGGGCAGCCAGCCTGTTACCCGTTCAATGGGTTGATGGATGGCCTATCGTTGGAGCAGTTGGAGAAGACGGCATAGGCCGGATGGTATGGTCGGCCACTAAACCAATCAACAGCAAAAAACACCTTGGTATCAAAGGTAGCGATGATTTCAGTTCACCCAGCCTGGGGGGGCAATGGGAATGGAATTACCAGCCCAGATCAGAAAAATGGTCGCTAACTCAGCGTCCGGGACATCTCCGTCTGCACGCTTTCAAACCAATCAATTCAAGTGGAACCCGAGGCAGTATTTTAATGGCAGGTAATACGCTAACGCAAAGGTCGATGCGAACCAGGGCTAATACGGTGACCATCAAAATAAACATTGACCATATGGCCGACGGTGAATATGCAGGACTAACGCACTTTTCCACAGCCAGTTATACCACATTGGGTGTCAGGCAAAGCGGAAATGAAAGGCACCTCGTATATGAATATAACGGAAAAGATACTGTTGGTGCCAGGATCACCGCAAACACAATTTGGCTTCGTTCAACTTGGGATATCCACGGCAAAAACACCTACTCGTTTAGTATGACCGGGCGAGCATTCGTCCCCTTTGCCGGCGTCACACAACTGACATGGGGAAGTTACCGGGGAGACCGGATTGGCATCTATAATTATAATGTGCTCGGGGATAAAGGTTTTGTGGATATTGATTGGTTCAGATATCGGTACTGAAAACGAACTCCGCACGGACATGATTGAGCCTTTCTGTGTCGAATAGCTTGTTCGTTATTCTAATTAGTTCATGCTTGGTTAAAACAACTGGCATTACCCCGTCTCGTTTTGTTCTAAAGCTCAAAAATGAATCGTTGGTTAGCAACCCCCTTTGTTTACATTCCAGGACAATTTTCTTGAAATTACCAAGATATTTTATGGTCATATTATTACAACAATGTATTTGTGTTTTAAACCAGAATACAAACTGTGATATAAACTCATAAGCCAGTTCCTTTACCTCTCTATCATTTTTTCTATACTTACAACCAATAAAGTTGTTTACATGGTCGTATGTGGTCTTATATCCCTTTTTCTATCATAATCGTTTTTTTTAGTGTAGTCAAATTTGTTAAAGCAGTATGTCAAATCAAAAAAGCAAGGTTTGGGCAGATATTAATCAGATCCGTTTTAGTGGTCTTTTATTAACCTTTTTTACTTGTATAAATAGAATGCGAGAGCGTCTTTTTTATAAGCAAAAGACGCTACGAATGACGCAATAGAATTTTGAATATTTTTGCGTTTTTG
This window contains:
- a CDS encoding glycoside hydrolase family 43 protein, with translation MKAIRIFFILFLLQLQALFLYGQFSERWGDQKNGTYVNPVLPADYSDLDAIRVGADYYAISSTMQFSPGMVVLHSRDLVNWEIIGHVVKDLTTISPELNWNRMNAYGKGIWAGSIRYYKNRFWVYFGTPDDGFFMSSASSAAGPWEPLHQVWKITGWDDCSSFCDDDGQLYFIATNFEFDRKTNKQYNIHLFRMRPDGKNLITSSDTIIHQSKGSEANKLYKIGGVYFHYFSEVKEEGRVMMIERAKKLTGPWEIRQLNHVNAKLDKEPNQGGLIQLPNRKWYFFTHHGTGDWEGRAASLLPVQWVDGWPIVGAVGEDGIGRMVWSATKPINSKKHLGIKGSDDFSSPSLGGQWEWNYQPRSEKWSLTQRPGHLRLHAFKPINSSGTRGSILMAGNTLTQRSMRTRANTVTIKINIDHMADGEYAGLTHFSTASYTTLGVRQSGNERHLVYEYNGKDTVGARITANTIWLRSTWDIHGKNTYSFSMTGRAFVPFAGVTQLTWGSYRGDRIGIYNYNVLGDKGFVDIDWFRYRY